One region of Aurantimonas sp. HBX-1 genomic DNA includes:
- a CDS encoding CRTAC1 family protein: protein MTAALVPAAAETAPGFAADTPLFHEEAKAAGIEHVYGGPWEFFVGGGGAAFDCNGDRFPDLFLAGGAGEGGFYVNRSQEAGALAFEKLPQPVDPKDLANVTGAYPLDIDQDGFEDLVLLRVGANVLLKGGPECRFEKANFAWGFDGGRAWTTAFSAIFEPGASFPTLAFGNYVDRAAPGSPWGTCADNALIRPRSGPDGGPDYSEPLALSPGYCALSMLFTDWNRSGEPALRITNDRQYYRGGAEQLWRLEPERAPRPYRKADGWQHLSIWGMGIAEGDVDGDGTPEYALSSMGDTKLQFLDREFEDAPTYRDEAFDRGATAHRPYVEDQGKPSTGWHAEFADFNNDTALDLFIAKGNVEAMPDFAAYDPDNLLMGGFDGHFTERGGEAGLALPTKGRGALVADFNLDGALDLLVVNRGQPASLFRNRGAAASFGTRPLGNFVEVSLAQKGANRTALGAKLAVKIGTRTLYRTIQVGGGHASGHSGFVHLGLGTAERAEIRVQWPDGAWSHPYRVFADSFVLIERDAPAARYWYPDADRPAFGSDRAAAR from the coding sequence TTGACTGCCGCCCTTGTCCCGGCGGCCGCCGAAACCGCTCCCGGCTTCGCTGCCGACACGCCGCTGTTTCACGAGGAGGCGAAGGCCGCCGGCATCGAGCATGTCTATGGCGGGCCGTGGGAGTTCTTCGTCGGGGGCGGCGGGGCGGCGTTCGACTGCAACGGCGACCGCTTCCCCGACCTGTTCCTGGCCGGCGGCGCGGGCGAGGGCGGCTTCTACGTCAACCGTTCGCAGGAAGCCGGCGCGCTGGCCTTCGAGAAGCTGCCGCAGCCCGTCGACCCGAAGGACCTCGCGAACGTCACCGGCGCCTATCCGCTGGATATCGACCAGGACGGGTTCGAGGACCTCGTGCTGCTGCGGGTCGGCGCGAACGTCCTGCTCAAGGGCGGGCCGGAATGCCGCTTCGAGAAGGCGAACTTCGCCTGGGGCTTCGACGGCGGCCGCGCCTGGACGACGGCCTTCTCGGCGATCTTCGAGCCGGGCGCGTCCTTCCCGACGCTCGCCTTCGGCAATTACGTCGACCGCGCCGCGCCGGGCTCGCCCTGGGGCACCTGCGCCGACAACGCGCTGATCCGACCGCGTTCCGGCCCCGACGGCGGTCCCGACTATTCCGAGCCGCTGGCGCTGTCGCCCGGCTACTGCGCGCTTTCGATGCTGTTCACCGACTGGAACCGCTCGGGCGAGCCGGCGCTGCGGATCACCAACGACCGGCAATATTATCGCGGCGGCGCCGAGCAGCTCTGGCGGCTCGAGCCGGAGCGCGCGCCGCGCCCCTATCGCAAGGCCGATGGCTGGCAGCATCTGTCGATCTGGGGCATGGGCATCGCCGAAGGCGACGTCGACGGCGACGGCACGCCGGAATACGCGCTGAGCTCGATGGGCGACACCAAGCTTCAATTCCTCGACCGGGAGTTCGAGGACGCGCCGACCTATCGCGACGAGGCGTTCGATCGCGGCGCCACGGCGCACCGGCCCTATGTCGAGGACCAGGGCAAGCCGTCGACAGGCTGGCACGCCGAGTTCGCCGATTTCAACAACGACACCGCGCTCGACCTGTTCATCGCCAAGGGCAACGTCGAGGCGATGCCGGACTTCGCCGCCTACGATCCGGACAATCTGCTGATGGGCGGCTTCGACGGGCACTTCACCGAGCGCGGCGGCGAAGCGGGCCTTGCCCTCCCCACCAAGGGACGCGGCGCGCTGGTCGCCGACTTCAATCTCGACGGCGCGCTCGACCTGCTGGTCGTCAATCGCGGCCAACCCGCCAGCCTGTTCCGCAACCGCGGCGCTGCAGCCAGTTTCGGCACCCGGCCGCTCGGCAACTTCGTCGAGGTGTCGCTGGCCCAGAAGGGCGCGAACCGGACCGCCCTCGGCGCCAAGCTGGCGGTGAAGATCGGCACGAGGACGCTCTACCGCACGATCCAGGTCGGCGGCGGCCATGCTTCGGGCCATTCCGGCTTCGTGCATCTCGGCCTCGGCACCGCCGAGCGTGCCGAAATCCGGGTGCAGTGGCCGGATGGCGCGTGGAGCCATCCCTACCGCGTCTTCGCCGACAGCTTCGTGCTGATCGAGCGCGACGCGCCGGCGGCGCGCTACTGGTACCCGGATGCCGACCGGCCGGCCTTCGGCAGCGATCGGGCGGCCGCGCGCTGA
- a CDS encoding di-heme oxidoredictase family protein — protein sequence MFRHVTFIAVAASLALPAAAQEPAWSEKTIRERLDPATIAGPIAGDALEALALKGKDLFEARFTVLDGAGRPNATQAIVPTATRRPAEHAFQRLAGPDANACSSCHNEPVTGGAGGFVANAFVSEGFESAEFDTLDPQFSNERGTNHLFGAGLVELLAREMTVELRAGRADALRRARATGEPVRVALVAKGVGFGRITAQPDGSVDLAELDGVDADLVIRPFTQKGVMTSLRQFTVNALNQHHGIQPDERWGTRWTGTADFDRDGYPDEIGAGEVSAMVAFQATLPPPLQAAPDDPAWRQAAERGRAVFADLGCETCHRPALPLKSLAFQDPGPVDLAGTLREGDVEKPAVYDLATLEWAARLPRNADGDVLVPLFGDLKRHRIADTRTAALGNETLGQRFVERDVFMTAELWGLADTAPYGHRGDVTTLDEVIRAHGGAAETSAFGYRDLPEADRSALIAWLKTLSVGE from the coding sequence ATGTTCCGCCATGTTACCTTCATCGCCGTCGCCGCGTCGCTGGCGCTGCCAGCAGCGGCGCAGGAACCCGCCTGGAGCGAGAAGACCATCCGCGAGCGCCTCGACCCGGCGACGATCGCCGGGCCGATCGCCGGTGACGCCCTCGAGGCGCTGGCGCTCAAGGGCAAGGATCTGTTCGAGGCCCGCTTCACCGTGCTGGACGGGGCCGGGCGGCCGAACGCCACGCAGGCGATCGTGCCGACGGCGACGCGTCGGCCGGCCGAACACGCCTTCCAGCGCCTCGCCGGCCCCGACGCCAACGCCTGCTCCTCCTGCCATAACGAGCCGGTGACCGGCGGCGCCGGCGGCTTCGTCGCCAATGCCTTCGTCTCGGAGGGCTTCGAGAGCGCCGAGTTCGACACGCTCGACCCGCAATTCTCCAACGAGCGCGGCACCAACCATCTGTTCGGCGCCGGGCTGGTCGAGCTGCTGGCGCGGGAGATGACCGTCGAGCTCCGCGCTGGCCGGGCGGATGCGCTGCGGCGCGCCCGTGCGACGGGCGAACCGGTGCGTGTTGCGCTTGTCGCCAAGGGCGTCGGCTTCGGCCGCATCACCGCGCAGCCGGACGGCTCGGTCGATCTCGCCGAACTCGACGGGGTCGATGCGGATCTGGTCATCCGCCCGTTCACGCAGAAGGGCGTGATGACCTCGCTGCGGCAGTTCACCGTCAACGCGCTGAACCAGCATCACGGCATCCAGCCGGACGAGCGCTGGGGCACGCGCTGGACCGGCACCGCGGATTTCGACCGCGATGGATATCCGGACGAGATCGGCGCCGGCGAGGTCTCGGCGATGGTGGCGTTCCAGGCGACGCTGCCGCCGCCGCTCCAGGCCGCGCCCGACGATCCGGCCTGGCGCCAGGCGGCCGAGCGCGGCCGCGCCGTCTTCGCCGATCTCGGCTGCGAGACCTGCCACCGTCCGGCGCTGCCGCTGAAGAGCCTCGCCTTCCAGGATCCGGGCCCGGTCGATCTCGCCGGCACGCTGCGCGAGGGCGACGTCGAGAAGCCGGCTGTCTACGACCTCGCGACGCTCGAATGGGCGGCGCGCCTGCCGCGCAATGCCGACGGCGACGTGCTGGTGCCGCTGTTCGGCGACCTGAAGCGCCATCGCATCGCCGACACGCGCACCGCCGCGCTCGGCAACGAGACGCTGGGCCAGCGCTTCGTCGAGCGCGACGTGTTCATGACCGCCGAGCTCTGGGGCCTCGCGGACACTGCGCCCTACGGTCACCGCGGCGACGTCACCACGCTCGACGAGGTGATCCGCGCCCATGGCGGCGCCGCGGAGACGAGTGCTTTCGGCTATCGCGACCTGCCGGAAGCCGACCGCTCGGCACTGATCGCCTGGCTGAAGACGCTGTCGGTGGGGGAGTGA
- a CDS encoding ROK family protein: protein MLAKTDADDVRAHNRHAVIDHLRRTPISTRKAVSEATGLSVSAASAIATALLRAGILAEVDDDGRTVRRGRPGKALALAASAATVAIGKLAVGEVSVRFADYAGNVRGEARRDCDLSGLGRDEIVGSLLALLDEAGGKGPRPDFGKLIVAVQGKTDSGLSRILWSPALRARDLDIATPLAAATGAAVEVFNDCSLMPEAFRWTPEFSGRDFATLFIGFGVGMGLRLGGSTFQGQRSSAVEFGHINHIPGGALCRCGNHGCVEAYAGDYAIWRRAQGKVDAVPTRRISDADMHRLAALARGGESEAAAAFEEAGLAIGYGLGRVFTLIDPLPIVFTGSGAHAMDLLEPAIRRGIRESAIDGSGADTAFSIAEDVDQLIFSAATAHALAALDDRFARFAGTEIAEAA from the coding sequence ATGCTGGCCAAGACCGATGCCGACGACGTGCGCGCACACAACCGCCATGCCGTCATCGACCACCTGAGGCGCACCCCCATCTCGACCCGGAAGGCGGTCAGCGAGGCCACCGGGCTTTCGGTGTCGGCGGCCTCGGCGATCGCCACGGCGCTGCTGCGTGCCGGCATCCTGGCAGAGGTCGACGACGACGGGCGGACGGTGCGGCGCGGCCGCCCGGGCAAGGCGCTGGCGCTGGCCGCCTCGGCGGCGACGGTGGCGATCGGCAAGCTCGCCGTCGGCGAGGTCTCGGTGCGTTTTGCCGACTACGCCGGCAATGTCCGCGGCGAGGCACGGCGCGACTGCGACCTCTCGGGCCTCGGCCGCGACGAGATCGTGGGATCGCTCCTGGCGCTGCTCGACGAAGCCGGCGGCAAAGGGCCCCGGCCCGACTTCGGCAAGCTGATCGTCGCCGTTCAGGGCAAGACCGACAGCGGCCTCTCCCGCATCCTCTGGTCGCCGGCGCTGAGGGCCCGCGACCTCGACATCGCGACGCCGCTGGCCGCCGCGACCGGCGCTGCGGTCGAGGTCTTCAACGACTGTTCGCTGATGCCCGAGGCGTTCCGCTGGACACCGGAGTTCAGCGGCCGCGACTTCGCCACCCTGTTCATCGGCTTCGGCGTCGGCATGGGGCTGCGGCTTGGCGGCTCGACCTTCCAGGGCCAGCGCTCCTCGGCGGTCGAGTTCGGGCACATCAACCACATTCCCGGCGGGGCGCTCTGCCGCTGCGGCAATCACGGCTGCGTCGAGGCCTATGCCGGCGACTACGCCATCTGGCGCCGGGCGCAGGGCAAGGTCGATGCCGTGCCGACCCGCCGCATCAGCGATGCCGACATGCACCGCCTCGCGGCGCTGGCGCGGGGCGGGGAGAGCGAGGCCGCCGCGGCCTTCGAGGAAGCCGGCCTTGCCATCGGCTACGGGCTCGGCCGCGTCTTCACGCTGATCGACCCGCTGCCCATCGTGTTCACCGGCTCCGGCGCCCACGCCATGGATCTGCTGGAGCCGGCGATCCGCCGCGGCATCCGCGAGAGCGCCATCGACGGGTCGGGCGCCGACACCGCCTTTTCGATCGCCGAGGACGTCGACCAGCTGATCTTCTCGGCCGCGACGGCGCACGCGCTCGCCGCGCTCGACGACCGCTTTGCCCGCTTTGCCGGAACCGAGATCGCGGAGGCTGCCTGA
- the xylF gene encoding D-xylose ABC transporter substrate-binding protein, producing the protein MAVVGSASAQEGKTVGVSWSNFQEERWKTDEAAIKKALEAAGATYISADAQSSAAKQLTDVESLISQGADALIILAQDSDAIGPAVEAAANNGIPVVGYDRLIENPNAFYITFDNKEVGRIQAREVMKVQPEGNYAFIKGSSADPNADFLFSGQMEVLKDAIDSGKIKNVGEAYTDGWLPANAQQNMEQILTANNNEVDAVVASNDGTAGGAIAALEAQGLAGSVPVSGQDADFAALNRIARGTQTVSVWKDSRELGKRAAEIALDLADGTEMNAIEGVETFNGGPNGVEMQSIFLTPVAITQENLDTIIDAGWVSKEVVCQGADASKVPACG; encoded by the coding sequence ATGGCTGTCGTCGGATCCGCGTCTGCCCAGGAGGGCAAGACGGTCGGCGTGTCCTGGTCGAACTTCCAGGAAGAGCGCTGGAAGACCGACGAGGCCGCCATCAAGAAGGCGCTCGAGGCCGCCGGTGCCACCTACATCTCCGCCGATGCGCAGTCCTCGGCCGCCAAGCAGCTCACCGACGTCGAGTCGCTGATCAGCCAGGGCGCCGACGCGCTGATCATCCTGGCGCAGGACTCCGACGCCATCGGACCGGCCGTCGAAGCGGCGGCGAACAACGGCATCCCGGTGGTCGGCTACGACCGGCTGATCGAGAACCCGAACGCCTTCTACATCACCTTCGACAACAAGGAAGTCGGGCGCATCCAGGCGCGTGAAGTGATGAAGGTGCAGCCGGAAGGCAACTACGCCTTCATCAAGGGCTCGTCGGCCGATCCGAACGCCGACTTCCTGTTCTCCGGCCAGATGGAAGTGCTCAAGGACGCCATCGATTCCGGCAAGATCAAGAATGTCGGCGAGGCCTACACGGACGGCTGGCTCCCCGCCAACGCCCAGCAGAACATGGAACAGATCCTGACTGCCAACAACAACGAGGTCGACGCCGTCGTCGCCTCGAACGACGGCACCGCCGGCGGCGCCATCGCCGCGCTGGAAGCGCAGGGTCTCGCCGGTTCGGTGCCGGTCTCCGGACAGGACGCCGACTTCGCCGCGCTCAACCGCATCGCCCGCGGCACGCAGACCGTGTCGGTCTGGAAGGACTCGCGCGAGCTCGGCAAGCGTGCGGCGGAGATCGCCCTCGATCTCGCCGACGGCACCGAGATGAACGCGATCGAAGGCGTCGAGACCTTCAACGGCGGCCCGAACGGCGTCGAGATGCAGTCGATCTTCCTGACCCCGGTGGCGATCACCCAGGAAAACCTCGACACCATCATCGATGCCGGCTGGGTATCGAAGGAAGTGGTCTGCCAGGGCGCGGATGCCTCCAAGGTCCCGGCCTGCGGCTGA
- a CDS encoding sugar ABC transporter permease produces the protein MSQATTGQAATAGAARGGGLGGFVRATEVDTRMLGMVGALLVIWVVFHVLSGGIFLSPRNLWNLTVQTASIAVMATGMVLVIVTRNIDLSVGSILGFTGMAMAALQVDFLPDLLGYNSPFTWFITLVVGVAIGVAIGGLQGYVIAFLGVPAFIVTLGGLLVWRGGAWWLTSGRTVAPLDDTFRLMGGGATGSLGETWTWILALVACVAVAVSLVVARRRRLGYGFPLRPVWAEAAMAIIAFAAILGAAWILNSYHWPSAIARRYAEAQGIEAPEGGLQIGYGVAVPVLIAIVVGIVMTFVARRTRFGRYVFAIGGNPEAAELAGINTRWVLMKVFMLMGGLAALGAAISTARLNAATNALGTLDELYVIAAAVIGGTSLAGGAGTIIGAMLGALVMQSLQSGMVLLGVDSPLQSIVVGIVLVVAVWIDTVYRRRAA, from the coding sequence ATGAGCCAAGCGACAACCGGACAGGCGGCCACCGCCGGCGCGGCCAGGGGCGGCGGCCTCGGCGGCTTCGTCCGCGCCACCGAGGTCGACACCCGCATGCTCGGCATGGTCGGGGCGCTGCTAGTCATCTGGGTGGTCTTCCACGTCCTTTCCGGCGGCATCTTCCTGTCGCCGCGCAACCTCTGGAACCTCACCGTCCAGACCGCCTCGATCGCGGTGATGGCGACCGGCATGGTGCTGGTCATCGTCACCCGCAACATCGACCTTTCGGTCGGCTCGATCCTCGGCTTCACCGGCATGGCGATGGCCGCGCTGCAGGTCGACTTCCTGCCGGACCTACTCGGCTACAACAGCCCCTTCACCTGGTTCATCACCCTCGTCGTCGGCGTCGCTATCGGCGTCGCGATCGGCGGCCTGCAGGGCTACGTCATCGCCTTTCTCGGCGTGCCCGCCTTCATCGTCACGCTGGGCGGCCTGCTGGTGTGGCGGGGCGGCGCCTGGTGGCTGACCTCGGGCCGCACCGTGGCGCCGCTCGACGACACGTTCCGGCTGATGGGCGGCGGCGCGACCGGCTCCCTCGGCGAGACCTGGACGTGGATCCTGGCGCTCGTCGCCTGCGTCGCCGTCGCGGTATCGCTGGTCGTCGCCCGCCGCCGCCGCCTCGGCTACGGCTTCCCGCTGCGGCCGGTCTGGGCGGAGGCGGCCATGGCGATCATCGCGTTTGCCGCGATCCTCGGCGCCGCCTGGATCCTCAACAGCTACCACTGGCCCTCGGCCATCGCCCGTCGCTATGCCGAGGCGCAGGGCATCGAGGCGCCGGAAGGCGGGCTGCAGATCGGCTACGGCGTCGCCGTGCCGGTGCTGATCGCCATCGTCGTCGGCATCGTCATGACCTTCGTCGCCCGCCGCACCCGCTTCGGCCGCTACGTCTTCGCCATCGGCGGCAACCCGGAAGCCGCCGAACTGGCCGGCATCAACACCCGCTGGGTGCTGATGAAGGTGTTCATGCTGATGGGCGGCCTCGCCGCCCTCGGCGCCGCGATCTCCACCGCGCGCCTCAACGCCGCCACCAACGCGCTCGGCACGCTCGACGAGCTCTACGTCATCGCCGCCGCGGTGATCGGCGGCACGTCGCTCGCCGGCGGCGCCGGCACGATCATCGGGGCGATGCTCGGCGCCCTGGTGATGCAGTCGCTGCAGTCGGGCATGGTGCTGCTGGGCGTCGACTCGCCACTGCAGTCGATCGTCGTCGGCATCGTGCTCGTCGTCGCGGTGTGGATCGATACCGTCTATCGCAGGAGGGCCGCATGA
- a CDS encoding ATP-binding cassette domain-containing protein, translating into MSTTTEAITDHGRGHPATVDRSGAPLVELKDISISFGGIHAVERASIDLFPGEVVALLGHNGAGKSTLIKILSGAYKRDSGEIFVRGEAAAIGNPRDAKAYGIETIYQTLALADNVDAAANLFLGREILTAWGTLDDGAMEAEARKVMGRLNPNFRRFKEPVKALSGGQRQSVAIARAILFNAKILIMDEPTAALGPQETAQVGELIKELKKEDIGIFLISHDIHDVFDLADRVVVMKNGQVVGSAMTGDVTKDEVLGMIILGKCPPGATPGPGAMQD; encoded by the coding sequence ATGAGCACGACGACGGAGGCCATCACCGACCACGGCCGTGGCCATCCCGCCACGGTCGACCGCAGCGGCGCGCCGCTGGTCGAACTCAAGGACATCTCGATCTCGTTCGGCGGCATCCATGCCGTGGAGCGGGCCTCGATCGATCTCTTTCCCGGCGAGGTCGTCGCCCTGCTCGGCCACAACGGCGCCGGCAAGTCGACGCTGATCAAGATCCTGTCGGGCGCCTACAAGCGCGACAGCGGCGAGATCTTCGTGCGCGGCGAGGCCGCTGCCATCGGCAATCCGCGCGACGCCAAGGCCTACGGGATAGAGACGATCTACCAGACGCTGGCGCTGGCGGACAACGTGGATGCGGCGGCGAACCTCTTCCTCGGCCGCGAGATCCTCACCGCCTGGGGCACGCTCGACGACGGCGCGATGGAGGCCGAGGCCCGCAAGGTGATGGGCCGGCTGAACCCGAACTTCCGCCGCTTCAAGGAGCCGGTGAAGGCGCTGTCGGGCGGCCAGCGCCAGTCCGTCGCCATCGCCCGGGCGATCCTGTTCAACGCCAAGATCCTGATCATGGACGAGCCGACCGCCGCGCTCGGCCCGCAGGAGACCGCGCAGGTGGGCGAACTGATCAAGGAGCTGAAGAAGGAAGACATCGGCATCTTCCTGATCAGCCACGACATCCACGACGTCTTCGACCTCGCCGACCGGGTCGTGGTGATGAAGAACGGCCAGGTCGTCGGCAGCGCCATGACCGGCGACGTCACCAAGGACGAGGTCCTCGGCATGATCATCCTCGGCAAGTGCCCGCCCGGCGCGACGCCCGGCCCCGGCGCGATGCAGGACTAA
- the xylB gene encoding xylulokinase encodes MTNYLGLDLGTSSLKALIIGEDQRPIASVSVPLTVERPHFGWSEQDPAAWIAACETALERLKAEHGAALAAVAGIGLSGHMHGATLLGADDQVLRPCILWNDTRSHQEAAKLDDDESRAITGNIVFPGFTAPKLLWVARNEPAIFEKVRRVLLPKDYLRLWLTGEAVSEMSDAAGTAWLDTGRRDWSGRMLEKTGLSIDHMPRLVEGTEVSGQLRPDLATRFGLTPGIAVAGGGGDNAASACGVGVAEPGTGFLSLGTSGVLFTAVAGYHPVPETALHTFCHAIPGLWHQMGVTLSAAGSVEWLSQLLKEEPAALTGALGEDLGEPGRLVFLPYLSGERTPHNDADIRGVFAGLDAGSDRAAMTRAVLEGVAYSMRDCVEAGGGTSPQRLIAVGAGSRSVYWLKLMATVLDTEIALPEAGDFGAAFGAARLGLCAATGEDPRTVMTEPPIARRFTPERDKAGAYRAAYERYRRLYPAVKAAMAG; translated from the coding sequence ATGACCAACTATCTCGGGCTCGACCTCGGCACGTCGTCGCTGAAGGCGCTGATCATCGGCGAGGACCAGCGGCCCATCGCCTCGGTCTCGGTGCCGCTGACCGTCGAGCGGCCGCATTTCGGCTGGTCGGAGCAGGACCCGGCCGCCTGGATCGCCGCCTGCGAGACCGCGCTGGAGAGGCTGAAGGCCGAGCATGGCGCGGCGCTCGCCGCCGTCGCCGGCATCGGCCTCTCCGGCCACATGCACGGCGCGACGCTGCTGGGCGCGGACGATCAGGTGCTGCGGCCCTGCATCCTGTGGAACGACACCCGCAGCCACCAGGAAGCGGCCAAGCTCGACGACGACGAATCCCGCGCCATCACCGGCAACATCGTGTTTCCGGGCTTCACTGCGCCGAAGCTGCTCTGGGTCGCCCGCAACGAGCCGGCGATCTTCGAGAAGGTCCGCCGCGTCCTGCTGCCCAAGGATTATCTGCGGCTGTGGCTCACCGGCGAGGCGGTGTCGGAAATGTCGGACGCCGCCGGCACGGCGTGGCTCGATACCGGCCGGCGCGACTGGTCCGGCCGGATGCTGGAGAAGACCGGCCTGTCGATCGACCACATGCCGCGACTGGTGGAGGGCACGGAGGTCTCCGGCCAGCTGCGCCCCGATCTCGCGACGCGCTTCGGCCTGACGCCGGGCATCGCGGTCGCTGGCGGCGGCGGCGACAATGCCGCGTCCGCCTGCGGCGTCGGCGTCGCCGAACCCGGCACCGGCTTCCTGTCGCTCGGCACCTCCGGCGTCCTGTTCACCGCGGTCGCCGGCTATCATCCGGTCCCGGAGACGGCGCTCCACACGTTCTGCCACGCCATTCCGGGCCTGTGGCACCAGATGGGCGTGACGCTCTCGGCCGCCGGCTCGGTCGAATGGCTGTCGCAGCTCCTGAAGGAGGAGCCGGCGGCGTTGACCGGTGCGCTCGGCGAGGACCTCGGCGAGCCCGGGCGGCTGGTCTTCCTGCCGTATCTGTCGGGCGAGCGCACGCCGCACAACGATGCCGACATTCGCGGCGTCTTCGCCGGGCTCGATGCCGGCAGCGACCGGGCGGCGATGACGCGGGCGGTGCTTGAGGGCGTCGCCTACTCGATGCGTGACTGCGTCGAGGCGGGCGGCGGGACCTCGCCGCAGCGGCTGATCGCCGTCGGGGCGGGCTCGCGCTCGGTCTACTGGCTGAAGCTGATGGCGACGGTGCTGGACACCGAGATCGCGCTGCCGGAGGCCGGCGATTTCGGCGCTGCCTTCGGCGCCGCCCGGCTCGGCCTCTGCGCCGCGACGGGCGAGGACCCGAGAACCGTGATGACCGAGCCGCCGATCGCCCGGCGCTTCACCCCGGAGCGCGACAAGGCGGGCGCCTACAGGGCGGCCTACGAGCGCTATCGCCGGCTCTATCCGGCGGTGAAGGCGGCGATGGCCGGCTGA